One Bombus pyrosoma isolate SC7728 linkage group LG9, ASM1482585v1, whole genome shotgun sequence genomic window carries:
- the LOC122570946 gene encoding HEAT repeat-containing protein 6 isoform X1, translating into MALTQVGSTDYVTKFDCIVEKLLVLTKRKKNSETKLINNYLYDLNNLDYRYLTGLNNDAVQLLIEQLCIIITPAETVLIQNFCKLLVNITQNNIELQEQTFIYCNEWIIEVFKSALPITHNNMLLTLKSLLTNKQFGNISHYLKLLIEDDQLLKKYLNLSHVQWSEIHYSAISCLEGILMSHNSTFIAKELIYIIKDITLDIVSSSLYLNDNKYYHTKILCSCLHILQIITVNEILPHSIDFMGEILGVVQAFLFYGLKDYPPIKPQLLRPAVMNLPERIHIIPKCKNLKNHKAKVRKQPIKKVGTEVKNNTAPECKGVNLYSSDSDTSDTESNNSVFMDSKVRLESVRLLQVLVENSPNREIFGFWPQIVATGSRNNARVLTRSILKECVSKVKQHMLSTLTELLVDAKPFLMHAEDVHHTSFITFFGTVCLMIKELHFTLCLILNGETNVAVLTHALKCAAALVQGTPYTRLKTGLATKLMRNCRPYIFHKDPTVRVAALSVFEAIASCDPVTPEIFEILVKQSAVNIASDQPVNISVSDNTEEDEEGEEEIDIEDLKNDLINGYNNELFKETNICFLIHVCLENISNKTMSTPVRLQSLKLIGRMAFSTGSLVFPHTELITMTLVGIIQDSETQIILHACRALEIMAGCLMNIDSEDKNVSIFWNIIFDPITSLLQHPQTIIREAACDCLGSINSIIFAQLQRQKAVLIITILFGAVHDKESAVRAAGLRALGMLVTLPALKEETGFLMDLADIVCLTADDKNLGVRIKGAWALANLCNCLSKETNHEVEPIPLEILLPQIYQVSIKASKDNDKVKCNAVRALGSILYLCPNKHILKDASSGLEALINCATVGNDMKVRWNACRALGLVLSNNPDNILQPSWRDQVFPVLCNLICDSPNFKVRTNAAWALYSCNSYGKYIITLWKSLILAFENSQHVPSYIEYPHRDALIQQLCLTLSHVATCTEVSDLQNLWTEISEHVDDVSNYVKQFQEIIVPEKMGDLIKAKSQLEKYMRSASLLEERKIAQVLASIFERTKRYDNLDSVVLT; encoded by the exons atggcTTTAACACAAGTTGGTTCTACAGATTATGTTACTAAATTTGATTGTATAGTAGAAAAACTACTTGTATTgacaaaaaggaagaaaaatagtgAAACAAAGTTGATCAACAATTACCTTTATGATCTTAATAATCTTGATTATCGATATTTGACAGGTTTAAATAATGAT GCAGTACAATTGCTGATTGAACAATTATGTATTATCATCACGCCTGCAGAAACTgttttgatacaaaatttttgtaaactaTTAGTCAATATAACTCAAAACAATATTGAGCTTCAAGaacaaacatttatatattgcaACGAATGGATTATAGAAGTTTTTAAATCTGCCTTACCAATTACGCATAATAATATGCTTTTAACCCtaaaaagtttattaacaaataaacaatttgGTAATATTAGTCAT tatttgaaattattaattgaagaTGATCAGTTActaaaaaagtatttaaatctATCTCATGTACAATGGTCTGAAATTCACTATAGTGCAATTAGTTGTTTAGAAGGAATTTTAATGAGCCATAATAGCACTTTCATAGCAAAAGAATTGATATATATCATTAAAGATATCACATTAgatattgtttcttcttctttatatttaaatgacaataaatattatcatacgAAA atattatgTTCTTGCTTACATATTCTGCAAATAATAACAGTTAATGAAATCTTGCCACATTCCATTGATTTCATGGGAGAAATTTTGGGAGTAGTGcaagcatttttattttatggtcTCAAGGATTATCCTCCCATAAAACCACAGCTACTTCGTCCTGCAGTAATGAATCTTCCAGAACGAATTCATATAATTCCTAAATgtaagaatttgaagaatcaCAAAGCAAAAGTAAGAAAACAACCAATTAAAAAGGTTGGTACTGAAGTAAAAAATAACACTGCACCAGAATGCAAAGGAGTTAACTTATATTCAAGTGATTCTGATACCTCAGATACTGAAAGTAATAATTCTGTCTTTATGGATTCTAAAGTAAGATTAGAATCTGTACGGTTACTGCAGGTACTCGTTGAAAATTCACcaaatcgtgaaatatttggATTTTGGCCACAAATTGTTGCCACTGGATCACGAAACAATGCTAGAGTATTGACTAGAAGTATTTTAAAGGAATGTGTATCTAAAGTGAAGCAACATATGCTAAGCACACTAACAGAATTATTGGTAGATGCTAAACCTTTTCTAATGCATGCAGAAGATGTTCATCATACATCTTTTATTACCTTTTTTGGTACAGTATGCCTAATGATAAAAGAATTGCATTTCACATTATGTTTGATTTTAAATGGTGAAACAAATGTAGCTGTTTTAACTCATGCTTTAAAATGTGCTGCTGCTTTAGTTCAAGGCACACCATATACACGTTTGAAAACAGGACTTGCTACaaaattaatgagaaattGTAGACCATACATATTTCACAAAG ATCCAACAGTTCGTGTTGCTGCATTGTCAGTTTTTGAAGCTATTGCTTCCTGTGATCCAGTAACCccagaaatatttgaaatactcGTAAAGCAATCTGCTGTAAACATAGCATCAGATCAACCTGTGAATATTTCAGTTAGTGACAATacagaagaagatgaagaaggagaagaagagataGATAttgaagatttgaaaaatgatttgaTAAATGGATAcaataatgaattattcaaagaaacaaatatttgttttttaattcatgtttgtttggaaaatatatcaaataag ACAATGAGTACACCTGTTCGTCTTCAATCACTAAAATTAATTGGTAGAATGGCATTTAGTACTGGAAGTCTTGTGTTTCCACATACAGAGTTAATTACAATGACTTTAGTAGGAATCATACAAGATTCTGAAACACAAATAATCTTACACGCTTGTCGGGCTTTGGAAATTATGGCTGGTTGTCTCATGAATATTGATTCAGaggataaaaatgtttcaatattttggaatattatatttgaccCTATAACGTCCCTTCTTCAACACCCACAAACAATAATAAGAGAAGCTGCATGTGATTGTCTAGGCAgtattaattctattatatttgcCCAACTTCAA AGACAGAAAGCAGTTTTAatcattacaatattatttggCGCAGTGCATGATAAAGAAAGTGCTGTAAGAGCTGCTGGATTGCGTGCATTAGGAATGTTAGTCACATTACCTGcattgaaagaagaaactggATTTTTAATGGATTTAGCTGATATAGTTTGTTTAACTGCTGATGATAAAAATCTTGGCGTTCGTATTAAGGGAGCCTGGGCATTAGCTAATTTATGCAATTGCCTCTCTAAAGAAAC AAATCACGAAGTAGAACCTATTcctttggaaatattattaccACAAATTTATCAAGTCAGTATTAAAGCATCTAAGGACAATGATAAAGTAAAATGCAATGCTGTTCGGGCTCTTGGAAGTATTCTGTACTTATGTCCTAACAAACATATACTGAAAGACGCATCATCAGGATTAGAGGCTCTTATAAATTGTGCTACAGTGGGAAACGATATGAAg GTTCGTTGGAATGCATGTCGAGCTCTAGGATTAGTTTTAAGTAACAATCcagataatatattacaaccTTCTTGGCGG GATCAGGTGTTTCCTGTattgtgtaatttaatttgcgATAGTCCGAACTTCAAAGTGCGTACTAACGCAGCGTGGGCATTATATTCCTGTAACTCATACGGAAAGtatattataactttatgGAAGAGTCTTATTTTAGCATTTGAAAATTCTCAGCATGTACCGAGTTACATCGAATATCCTCACCGTGACGCTCTTATTCAACag ttatGCCTTACTCTTAGCCATGTGGCTACTTGTACAGAAGTGTCAGATTTGCAAAATCTTTGGACAGAAATAAGCGAACATGTAGATGATGTTTCGAACTATGTGAAACAGTTCCAg GAGATCATTGTGCCTGAAAAAATGGGAGATTTAATAAAGGCAAAATCtcaattagaaaaatatatgagaaGTGCTTCATTATTAGAAGAACGAAAGATTGCTCAAGTCTTAGCaagtatttttgaaagaacTAAGAGATATGACAACTTAGATAGTGTTGTCTTAACTTAA
- the LOC122570946 gene encoding HEAT repeat-containing protein 6 isoform X2 → MALTQVGSTDYVTKFDCIVEKLLVLTKRKKNSETKLINNYLYDLNNLDYRYLTGLNNDAVQLLIEQLCIIITPAETVLIQNFCKLLVNITQNNIELQEQTFIYCNEWIIEVFKSALPITHNNMLLTLKSLLTNKQFGNISHYLKLLIEDDQLLKKYLNLSHVQWSEIHYSAISCLEGILMSHNSTFIAKELIYIIKDITLDIVSSSLYLNDNKYYHTKILCSCLHILQIITVNEILPHSIDFMGEILGVVQAFLFYGLKDYPPIKPQLLRPAVMNLPERIHIIPKCKNLKNHKAKVRKQPIKKVGTEVKNNTAPECKGVNLYSSDSDTSDTESNNSVFMDSKVRLESVRLLQVLVENSPNREIFGFWPQIVATGSRNNARVLTRSILKECVSKVKQHMLSTLTELLVDAKPFLMHAEDVHHTSFITFFGTVCLMIKELHFTLCLILNGETNVAVLTHALKCAAALVQGTPYTRLKTGLATKLMRNCRPYIFHKDPTVRVAALSVFEAIASCDPVTPEIFEILVKQSAVNIASDQPVNISVSDNTEEDEEGEEEIDIEDLKNDLINGYNNELFKETNICFLIHVCLENISNKTMSTPVRLQSLKLIGRMAFSTGSLVFPHTELITMTLVGIIQDSETQIILHACRALEIMAGCLMNIDSEDKNVSIFWNIIFDPITSLLQHPQTIIREAACDCLGSINSIIFAQLQRQKAVLIITILFGAVHDKESAVRAAGLRALGMLVTLPALKEETGFLMDLADIVCLTADDKNLGVRIKGAWALANLCNCLSKETNHEVEPIPLEILLPQIYQVSIKASKDNDKVKCNAVRALGSILYLCPNKHILKDASSGLEALINCATVGNDMKVRWNACRALGLVLSNNPDNILQPSWR, encoded by the exons atggcTTTAACACAAGTTGGTTCTACAGATTATGTTACTAAATTTGATTGTATAGTAGAAAAACTACTTGTATTgacaaaaaggaagaaaaatagtgAAACAAAGTTGATCAACAATTACCTTTATGATCTTAATAATCTTGATTATCGATATTTGACAGGTTTAAATAATGAT GCAGTACAATTGCTGATTGAACAATTATGTATTATCATCACGCCTGCAGAAACTgttttgatacaaaatttttgtaaactaTTAGTCAATATAACTCAAAACAATATTGAGCTTCAAGaacaaacatttatatattgcaACGAATGGATTATAGAAGTTTTTAAATCTGCCTTACCAATTACGCATAATAATATGCTTTTAACCCtaaaaagtttattaacaaataaacaatttgGTAATATTAGTCAT tatttgaaattattaattgaagaTGATCAGTTActaaaaaagtatttaaatctATCTCATGTACAATGGTCTGAAATTCACTATAGTGCAATTAGTTGTTTAGAAGGAATTTTAATGAGCCATAATAGCACTTTCATAGCAAAAGAATTGATATATATCATTAAAGATATCACATTAgatattgtttcttcttctttatatttaaatgacaataaatattatcatacgAAA atattatgTTCTTGCTTACATATTCTGCAAATAATAACAGTTAATGAAATCTTGCCACATTCCATTGATTTCATGGGAGAAATTTTGGGAGTAGTGcaagcatttttattttatggtcTCAAGGATTATCCTCCCATAAAACCACAGCTACTTCGTCCTGCAGTAATGAATCTTCCAGAACGAATTCATATAATTCCTAAATgtaagaatttgaagaatcaCAAAGCAAAAGTAAGAAAACAACCAATTAAAAAGGTTGGTACTGAAGTAAAAAATAACACTGCACCAGAATGCAAAGGAGTTAACTTATATTCAAGTGATTCTGATACCTCAGATACTGAAAGTAATAATTCTGTCTTTATGGATTCTAAAGTAAGATTAGAATCTGTACGGTTACTGCAGGTACTCGTTGAAAATTCACcaaatcgtgaaatatttggATTTTGGCCACAAATTGTTGCCACTGGATCACGAAACAATGCTAGAGTATTGACTAGAAGTATTTTAAAGGAATGTGTATCTAAAGTGAAGCAACATATGCTAAGCACACTAACAGAATTATTGGTAGATGCTAAACCTTTTCTAATGCATGCAGAAGATGTTCATCATACATCTTTTATTACCTTTTTTGGTACAGTATGCCTAATGATAAAAGAATTGCATTTCACATTATGTTTGATTTTAAATGGTGAAACAAATGTAGCTGTTTTAACTCATGCTTTAAAATGTGCTGCTGCTTTAGTTCAAGGCACACCATATACACGTTTGAAAACAGGACTTGCTACaaaattaatgagaaattGTAGACCATACATATTTCACAAAG ATCCAACAGTTCGTGTTGCTGCATTGTCAGTTTTTGAAGCTATTGCTTCCTGTGATCCAGTAACCccagaaatatttgaaatactcGTAAAGCAATCTGCTGTAAACATAGCATCAGATCAACCTGTGAATATTTCAGTTAGTGACAATacagaagaagatgaagaaggagaagaagagataGATAttgaagatttgaaaaatgatttgaTAAATGGATAcaataatgaattattcaaagaaacaaatatttgttttttaattcatgtttgtttggaaaatatatcaaataag ACAATGAGTACACCTGTTCGTCTTCAATCACTAAAATTAATTGGTAGAATGGCATTTAGTACTGGAAGTCTTGTGTTTCCACATACAGAGTTAATTACAATGACTTTAGTAGGAATCATACAAGATTCTGAAACACAAATAATCTTACACGCTTGTCGGGCTTTGGAAATTATGGCTGGTTGTCTCATGAATATTGATTCAGaggataaaaatgtttcaatattttggaatattatatttgaccCTATAACGTCCCTTCTTCAACACCCACAAACAATAATAAGAGAAGCTGCATGTGATTGTCTAGGCAgtattaattctattatatttgcCCAACTTCAA AGACAGAAAGCAGTTTTAatcattacaatattatttggCGCAGTGCATGATAAAGAAAGTGCTGTAAGAGCTGCTGGATTGCGTGCATTAGGAATGTTAGTCACATTACCTGcattgaaagaagaaactggATTTTTAATGGATTTAGCTGATATAGTTTGTTTAACTGCTGATGATAAAAATCTTGGCGTTCGTATTAAGGGAGCCTGGGCATTAGCTAATTTATGCAATTGCCTCTCTAAAGAAAC AAATCACGAAGTAGAACCTATTcctttggaaatattattaccACAAATTTATCAAGTCAGTATTAAAGCATCTAAGGACAATGATAAAGTAAAATGCAATGCTGTTCGGGCTCTTGGAAGTATTCTGTACTTATGTCCTAACAAACATATACTGAAAGACGCATCATCAGGATTAGAGGCTCTTATAAATTGTGCTACAGTGGGAAACGATATGAAg GTTCGTTGGAATGCATGTCGAGCTCTAGGATTAGTTTTAAGTAACAATCcagataatatattacaaccTTCTTGGCGG tAG
- the LOC122570954 gene encoding PRKR-interacting protein 1 homolog, whose product MSENKEKEEEKPVVAKTAIDLQRLKLQKLMKNPEKPIILPERPKAKSTPTVPEFVRNVMGSSAGAGSGEFHVYRHLRRKEYARQKFIQEKGHKELLDEEYHRKIEENKRIAEEITAKKRAKRLKKKQKWKQKKKMKTGNVEQHNKSTNTDSDEESLDAEETGDKNDNQVQNISNNEVKDTSSINLDENQSKQSNTPINT is encoded by the exons atgtcagaaaataaagaaaaagaagaagaaaaacctGTTGTTGCAAAGACAGCAATTGATTTGCAACGATTAAAActtcaaaaattaatgaaaaatccG GAAAAGCCTATCATATTACCAGAACGGCCTAAAGCTAAAAGTACACCTACAGTACCGGAATTTGTTCGTAATGTAATGGGTAGCAGTGCTGGTGCTGGTAGTGGAGAATTTCATGTATACAGACATTTAAGACGTAAAGAATATGCAAGACAAAAGTTTATTCAAGAAAAAGGTCACAag GAACTTTTAGATGAAGAATACCACAGAaagattgaagaaaataaaagaatagcTGAGGAAATAACTGCAAAGAAAAGAGcaaaaagattaaagaaaaaacagaaatggaaacaaaagaaaaagatgaagacTGGAAATGTAGAACAGcataataaaagtacaaatactGATTCAGATGAAGAAAGTTTAGATGCAGAAGAGACAGGAGATAAAAACGATAATCAGGTccaaaatatatctaataatgAAGTTAAAGATACAAGTTCTATAAATTTAGATGAGAATCAGTCTAAACAATCGAATACtcctataaatacataa
- the LOC122570951 gene encoding E3 ubiquitin-protein ligase RNF25 produces the protein MSETVIDERVTDEIEALKAILLDDELNIKENDRGEPECIETVLFPSTGEDSQSQYVCVTLIVQLPVGYPDISPTISLRNPRGLDENTVRLMQSDAEAKCKDFIGQPVMFELIELIREHLTRSNLPTDQCAICLYGFREGDEFTKTECYHYFHSHCLAAHVAAAERYYREEQEKLPQWQQDATNKFQAICPVCRESINCDVESLWSAPPPIDVEAAIDFSVTAELRELQKQMAALFLRQQRRGGIIDLEAEGVKTLVRTEDEPGATTEGPNPPGTSLNAYSNQNMQPVDHMQMPQSKQSSQTQNHAHYQSRQLHHNYQGHNNHGHRNRGRGRTHYRRQFDRVRHTESTPR, from the exons ATGTCAGAGACCGTAATAGATGAAAG AGTAACTGACGAAATTGAAGCACTAAAAGCGATATTGCTTGAtgatgaattaaatataaaggaaaatgACAG AGGTGAACCAGAATGTATTGAAACTGTGTTATTTCCCTCAACTGGTGAAGATTCACAGTCTCAATATGTTTGTGTAACACTGATTGTTCAGTTACCTGTGGGATATCCTGATATATCACCTACTATTAGTCTCAGAAATCCCAGAGGGTTAGATGAAAATACAGTGAGACTTATGCAATCAGATGCAGAAGCAAAATGTAAGGATTTCATAGGTCAACCAGTTATGTTTGAACTCATTGAG CTAATAAGAGAACACCTTACAAGAAGTAATCTTCCAACGGATCAGTGTGCCATATGTTTGTATGGTTTTCGGGAAGGAGATGAATTTACAAAAACTGAAtgttatcattattttcattcacaTTGTTTAGCAGCACATGTTGCTGCTGCAGAACGATATTATAGAgaagaacaagaaaaattgCCACAATGGCAACAAGATGCAACAAATAAATTCCAG GCCATATGCCCTGTGTGTAGAGAATCCATCAATTGTGATGTAGAAAGCCTATGGTCTGCTCCACCTCCAATTGATGTTGAAGCTGCTATCGATTTTTCAGTAACTGCAGAGCTGAGAGAATTACAAAAACAAATGGCAGCATTATTTTTAAGGCAACAACGGAGGGGTGGTATAATTGACTTAGAAGCTGAAGGTGTGAAAACATTGGTTAGAACAGAAGATGAGCCAGGTGCTACTACTGAAGGACCCAACCCTCCAGGAACCAGTTTAAATGCATATTCAAATCAAAATATGCAACCTGTTGATCATATG CAAATGCCACAATCAAAACAGTCCTCACAGACACAAAATCATGCTCACTATCAATCAAGGCAACTACATCATAATTACCAAGGTCATAATAACCATGGCCATCGAAACAGAGGTCGTGGACGAACTCATTATCGTCGTCAATTTGACAGAGTTAGGCACACGGAATCTACTCCCAGATGA